GCAGTAgtaagatatgcattgaaaattttgatgggAAAGGAGATTTTAGCTTGTGGAAAGCCAATATTAAGGCGATTTTAGGGCAAAAAAGGGCACACAAGGCCCTTGAAGACCCAACTAAACTACCTATTACTGcaacagaagaagaaagggaGAATATAGAGCTAATTGCTCATGGTACTCTTGTCCTAAATCTGTCAGACAGTGTACTAAGATAGGTCATTGACTAAGAAACAACCTTCAAGATGTGGACTAAGTTGAATGAGTTGTATGAAACAAAGAACTTGTTGAATAAACTCTTCTTGAGAGAGGTTTTTCACCTTCAAGATGAGCTCCTCAAAGACATTAACTATAAATCTTGACAACTTTAAGAGAATGACAAATGAATTTAAGACTCAAGGTGAAGAGATTGGGGTTGATAATGAAGCTTTTGTGCTTCTTAACTCCAGATTCTTACAAAGACGTTAAGACAACTTTAAAGTATGGTAGAGACTCATTATCAACTGATATAATCATTTCAACcctaaaaataagagaaatgaaTCTTCTAACCATCAAAGAAGAGAAACCCAATGTTGATGGTTTATTTGTTAAAAGGAAGtctaaacaaaacaacaaagaaaaaggCAAGCACAATTCTACATAAGAAGGTAAAGAAAAATTCAAGGTTAGATGCAAATATTGTAAGAAGTTAGGGCATCTAATCAAGGATTGTAGAACCTTGAAATGGAGAAATGAACAGAAGAACAAACAGTCACAATCACAACCACAATAGAAAAACCAGCCAAGTCAATCAGGAGAAGTCTCAATCAGGGAGGACTCTTTTTTCTATTCAGATGCCCTAGTTACATCTCGCAATGACTGGTTCAGCACATATAAAGATCTGGATGAAGGTTCATTATACATGAGTAATAATAACTCATGTTCAGTTATTGGTATTGGTTCTGTTTCACTTAAGCTAGAAGATGGGTCAGTCAAATTACTAAGAAAAGTTGACATGTGCCTAAATTGAGAAGAACTTGATTTCATTAGGCATGCTTGATTCAATTGGCTATGAATACAGAGGAAAGGAAGGCTATTGTGAAGTATTGAAGAAAAGTAAGCCTATTTTCAGAGGGATAAAAATAAATGGGGTCTATGTTGTTCAAGGAGTTCAGAAAGTACATTCAGCCTTAGTTGTGACTTCTAAAGAGCCTACTGAAGGAGAACTTTGGCATAAAAGACTTTCTCATATTAGTGCCAAAGTTATTCAAGCTCTTAACAACCAAGGAATTCTACCTAAAGGAATTCATCGAATCCTATCCTTCTGTAAGCATTGTGTGATAGGTAAAGCAACTAGGCAGAGTTTTGTAAAGGCTCAGCATACaaccaaggtcatccttgattaTGTGCATTCGGACCTTTGAGGCCCTTCACCTTTCCAATCCTCAAGTGGAGCCAGGTATTTCTTaacctttattgatgattattctaggaaATGCTGGATGTTTTTCCTTAAAACTAAGGATTTGgtgtttgaaaagtttaaagaatggaagaCTATGGTTGAAAAACAAACTAATTGCCAGATAAAGTATCTAAGGACTGATAATGGACTTGAGTTCTGTGCAGAagagtttaatattttttgtaGGCAGTAGGGGATTATTAGACATAAGACTGTAAGGTACACACATCAGCAAAATGGGGTAGTAGAGAGGTTAAACAGAACAATCATGGAGAGAGTGAGGAGTCTCTTATCAGATGTCATCCTTCCTGAGATGTTTTGAGCTGAGCCAGCATCCTATACTGTCTATACTCTCAATAGATGCCCTCATGCCTCACTAAATCAACTTACTCCAGAAGAAAGGTGGACCAAACATCTTTCTAATCTAAACAACCTAAGGGTGTTTGGTTGCATAGGCTTTGTACACCAGAACAAGGAGAACTTAGCTGCCCGAGCAGTAAAATGTATGTTTTGGGGTTTTACTGAAGGAGTGAAAGGCTTTAGATTGTGGCATCCTACTGAAAAAAAGGTGTATAAAAAGCAAAGATGTCATCTTTAGAGAGACTAGAATGTTTTTGCAAAATCCTAATTCAAATGTTTCAGCACCACAAGGAAAGTTTGATACAATTGAGGTGGAGCACCTCCTAAATCCTACTTCTGATCCCTCAAGCTCATATTCACATACTGATCAACTACCTCATTATGAAGAAGATGTAGAAGAGGTTGTTTCTGATCCTGAGCAAAAAGAACTAGACCTAAGGGGTTATAGCCTAGCAAGAGATAGACAAAGAAGAACTATAGTGCCACCCTCAAGATATGATGATTACATCAATTTAGCTTTAAATGCTTCAAGTCTGAATAATGAACATGAACCCTCTACTTTTGAAGAGGTAGTAAGTTGGGCTAAAGCTAGAATGTGGATAGAGGCTATGAATGAAGATGTTGAATCTCTTTTAAAGAATGACACTTGGGAGTTGGTTCTTTTACCTAAAGGGTGCAAACCAATTGCATCCAAATGGGTTTATAAATACAAGGAAGGTATCCCTAATGGTCAAGGACCTAGATATAAAGATAGGCTGGTTGCAAAGGGATTCACTCAGAAACAAGGTGTTGACTacaatgagattttttttcccctgtagtCAAGCAAACATCTATCAGACTTCTACTGTCCATTGTGGCTCAACAAAACCTAGAGCTAGAGCAACTTAATGTCAAAAAAGCCTTTCCACATGGCTTCTTATATGAGTCAACCTAAAGGCTATAAGTCAAAGGGAAAGAAGATCATTACTGTCTACTTAAAAGATCTATTTATGGCTTTAAATAATCTCCTAGGTGTTGgaacagaagatttaatgattttatacaGAAGAATGGATTTACTAAGAGTTCTTATGATAGTTGTGTTTATATAAACACTAAAACCTATGCACATCCTATCTATCTACTCctctatgtagatgatatgttgcTATCAGGAACAACTATGAAAGACTCAAATCAAGTCAAAGGTCTATTGAAAtcagaatttgaaatgaaagacatGGGAAATGAAAACAGAATATTGGGCATTGGTATTAATAGAGATAGAAAACCATACAAACTCAACATTGATCAGACTCAATATTGTAAAAAACTAATCAAGAAATATCACATGATAGAAGCTAAAGCAGTCAGTATTTCTATAGCACATCATTTCAAACTTTCAGCAGAAAACTCACCAAAAGAAATAGACACTCAACATTTGAAGATAATGTCAACCATTCCCTATTCCCAAGTTAAGGGAAGTCTAATTTACCTAGTGATTTCTACAAGGCCAGATATTGCCTATGCTACAAGTCTGGTAAATAGGTACATGGCTAATCTGGGTAAGAGGCATTGGGAGGCAACAAAGTGGATCATGAGGTATCTTAAAGGCACTTCAAGTGCCAAACTACTGTATCAGCAAGCTTTAAACAATGAACCAGAATTAATAGGTTATGTTGACTCTGACTATGCTAAGGATTTAGATAAAAGGAGATCCCTATCTGGTTATATTTTCCTATTTGAAAGTTGTGTATTAAGTTGGAAGGCAACGTTACAATCAGTAGTAGCCCTTTATACTACTAAAGCTGAATTTATTGCATTATCAGATGCAGTAAAGGAAGAACTTGCTAAAAGGACTCCTATGTGATTTTGGTATTAAGCAAGATACAGTAAAGATATTCTGTGATAATCAGAGTACCATACATCTATCTAAACATCCACAATACCATAACCGAACAAAACACATTGATgttaaatttcatttcataagaGAACagatagaaaataaacaaatagaaGTTCTTAAAGCTCATACCTCAGAGAATGCCTCCAACATGTTAACCAAAGCTGTCACCCAACTCAAACTTCAGAAGTGCCTCGACATCATAGGGTTTGAGCTGAGAGACAaaggttgaagaagaaaagggtTAGCAAAAGAGGAGTTGAAAGAAActccttaaaattaatttcaaggtggagattgttaaAGAATGATGATGAAATCAACTTCTA
The nucleotide sequence above comes from Benincasa hispida cultivar B227 chromosome 3, ASM972705v1, whole genome shotgun sequence. Encoded proteins:
- the LOC120073590 gene encoding uncharacterized mitochondrial protein AtMg00300-like, encoding MSNNNSCSVIGIGSVSLKLEDGGKEGYCEVLKKSKPIFRGIKINGVYVVQGVQKVHSALVVTSKEPTEGELWHKRLSHISAKVIQALNNQGILPKGIHRILSFCKHCVIGKATRQSFVKAQHTTKVILDYVHSDL